CCAGTTTGCGCAGCGCACCGAGGCCGCCGTAGGAGATCATCCGGGTGCCCGGCGAGATCTGCTTGGCCAGTTGGTCGTTCCAGCTCAGCCCGGTGAACAGCTGCAGCGGTCCCAGCGTCGGCGCCTGAGCCAGCAACTGGTCGACCAGCGGACGCGGCTCGGCTGCCGCCTGGCCCCACCAGACACCCATTCCCGGTTTCAGGTATCGACCGAAGTCGATCATCACTCGATCCGTTCGATGAGTGTGCCGGTGCCCAGCCCACCGCCGCAGCACATGGTGATCAGCCCGAGGGTGGCGTCGCGGCGCGGCATCTCGTGCAGGAGCGTGGCCACAAGGCGGGCGCCAGTGGCCCCGACGGCATGTCCGAGGGCGATCGCCCCGCCGTTGACGTTGACCCGGTCCATGTCGGGCTGCAGCTCCCGTTCCCAGGCCAGGACCACCGAGGAGAAGGCCTCGTTGACCTCGAACAGGTCGACGTCGTCGACGGTGAGCCCGTTGCGTTCCAGCAGTTTTCGGGTGGCCGGGATGGGTCCGGTGAGCATGATGATCGGATCGACACCGACGGTGATCTGGTCGGCGATGCGGGCCCGGAGCCGCAGCCCGTGGCGTTGCGCGGCTTCGCGGGTGCACAGCAGGACCGCGGCCGCGCTGTCGCAGATCGGGCTCGAGCTGCCGGCGGTGATGCGGCCGTTGTCCGGGCGGAACACCGGCTTGAGTTTGGCGAGTGTTTCCAGTGAGGTGTCCGGCCGCACGGTCTGGTCGCCGGTGCGGATCTGGCCGTCGAGCTGCATCGGCACCATTTCATCGACGAACCGGCCCGCGGCGATGGCCTCGGCGGCCAGTCGGTGCGAACGGAGGGCGAATTCGTCCATCTCGGTCCGCGAGATGCCCCAGCGGTCGGCGATCAGTTCGGCGCTTTCGCCCTGGGTGACGAAGTCGTAGCGTTCCCGCAATTCGGGCGGCCACGGATCGCCGTAGAGTTCGCTGATCGTGGCCGGGGAGTTCATCGGCACGTGGTGCATGTGTTCCACTCCGCCGGCGATCACGATGTCGTGTGCGCCCGAGGCGATCAGTGCGGCCGCGAAATTCACCGCGGTCTGGGCCGACCCGCAGCGGCGGTCCAGTGTGGTGGCCGGCACCTCCGGCGGAAAGCCGGCCTGTAACCAGGCGTTGCGCCCGATGTTGCGGGACTGTTCCCCGAACGGCGCGGTGCAGCCGATGATCAGATCCTCCACCGCCCCGGGGTCGATATCGGCACGCTCGATCAGCTCCCGGTAGCAGGCGGCCAGCATGGCGTTCGGGTGCCAGTCGCGAAACCACCCCTTCTCCGGATGTGATCGGCCGATAGGGGTGCGCACTGCCTCGGCGATCACCACCTCGCGACCCGTGTTCGCGAACGGACCGGATACCCTGGCCGCCATCAGATCACCGTCCCTCCGTCGACGGGCAACACCTGCCCGGTGATGTAGGCCGCCGCGTCGGACGCCAGAAACAGGAAGCTCGGGGCGATCTCGGCGGGGGTGGCCCAGCGCTTCAGCGGGATCCGCTCGAGCGTCTTGGCGGCGAGTTTCTCGTTGCTGCGGATGTTCTCGGTCATCGCGGTGGCGGCCAGCGGGGCGACCGCGTTCACCGTGATCGACTGTCTGGCCAACTCGCGGGCCAGGGACTTGGTCAGGCCGATGATCGCGGCCTTGGCCGCGCCGTAGTTGGCCTGGCCGATCGTCCCGGTCAGCCCGGCGGCGGAGGTGACGTTGATGATCCGGCCGGTGCCGTCGGTGGGCAGCACGTCGAGTGCGGCGTGGCTGCAGTGGTAGGTGCCCATCACGTGCACGTCCAGGACGCGCCGGAATCTGGCCTCGTCCATGTTGGCGAACATGGCCGGGGCGATCACCCCGGCGTTGTTGACCAGGATGTGCAGCGTGCCGTCGCCGAGCTCCACGGCGGCCGCCACCGCCGCGGCGGTGTTGTCGGGATCGCAGACGTCCAACGCGAACGGTTCGGCGCTGCCGCCGGCCTCGGTGATCCGGCCCGCCACCCGCGCCGCCGCCGCCTCATCGACGTCGGTGACCAGCACGCGTGCCCCCGCCGCGGCGAAGCGTTCGGCCACGGCAGCCCCCACGCCGCCGCCGGCCCCCGTCACCAGCGCGGTGCGGCCGTCGAGGCCGAACACCCGCAGTGCCTCTGCCACGTTCAGCGCGCTGTGTGGTTGGCTCATCAGTAGCTCCTCGGCAGGCCGAGCACGTGGGATCCGAGGAAGTTCAGCACCATCTCCTGGCTGATCGGGGCGATCCGGGTCAGCCGGGCCTCACGGAAATAACGGGCCACGTTGTACTCCTCGGCATACCCCATGCCGCCGTGGGTCTGGAGGGCGCGGTCGGCGGCTTCGAATCCCGCATCGGCGCACAGGTATTTGGCGGTGTTGGCCTCCCGGCCACACGGTTTGCCGTTGTCATACAGCCACGTGGCCTTGCGCAGCATCAACTCGGCGGCGTCCAACCGGGCCAGCGAGTCCGCCAGCGGGAACTGGATGCCCTGGTTCATCCCGATGGGCCGTCCGAACACCTCACGGTCGTTGCCGTACTGCACCGCCGCACGCAGGGCCGCCCGGCCGATGCCCAGCGCCTCGGCCGCGATCAGCATCCGCTCCGGGTTCAGCCCGTCCAGCAGGTACTTGAACCCCTGCCCCTCCTCGCCGACCCGGTCCTCCACGGGCACCTCCAGGCCGTCGATGAACAACTCATTGGAGGTGACCGCGTTGCGCCCCATCTTCTTGATCGGGCGGATCTCGACCCGGCTGCGGTCCAGATCGGTCAGAAACAGCGTCATGCCGTCGGTCTTGCGCGCCGCGTCCTCGAACTTCGTGGTGCGGGTCAGCAGCAGGATCTTCTCCGACTCCACCGCCTTGGAGATCCACACCTTGCGGCCGTTGACGATGTATTTGTCGCCCTTGCGTTCGGCGAATGTGGTGATCTTGGTGGTGTCCAGGCCGGCACCCGGTTCGGTGACGCCGAAGCAGACGTGCAGATCACCGGTGACGATGCGGGGCAGCGTGCGCCGCTTGAGCTCCTCGCTGCCGTGCACGATCACCGGGTGCATGCCGAAGATCGACATGTGCATCGCGCTCGCGCCGTTCATCCCGGCGCCGGAGGCCGCCACCTGCTCCAGCACGATCGAGGCCTCGGTGATGCCGTAACCGTGCCCGCCGTACTCCTCGGGGGTGGTGATGCCCAGCCAGCCGCCCTCGGCGAAGGCGTTGTAGAACTCGGTGGGAAACTCGTGGTTTTCGTCCTTCTCCTGCCAGTACCGATCGTCGAACCGGGCCGCCAGTTCGGCGACCGCGTCACGGATTGTCAGCTGGTCCTCGGTCAATTCGAAATTCACATCAGCTCCGTCGTATCGGTGGAAAACGGTCCGAACGGCCGTCAGGGGATAGCCGTCTCGTCGAGCAGGGCGGTGGCGATCCGCTCGTTCCAGGCCCGGGGGGTGCCGAACAGGGTGCGGTCGAGCTTGGCCCGCTTGTAGAACAGGTGCAGATCGTGTTCCCAGGTGTAACCGATCGCCCCGTGCACGGTCAGCGCGGAATCGGCCACACCGACCGCACCCCCGGTCACCTGCGCCTTGGCCGCCGCAGCCGTCGTCGTCGCATCCGGCCGCCCGCCGTCCAACGCCGCGGCCGCATACAGCGCGATCGAATAGGCCGCCTCCACACTCACCAGCATCTGCGCCGCCGCATGCTTGACCGCCTGGAACGACCCGATCGGCCGGCCGAACTGCTTGCGCTGCTTGCTGTATTCGACTGACAGTTCCAGCATCCGCTCCGCCGCCCCGAGCGCATCGGCGGCCACCAGCACCGCGGCTAGCGCCGTTGCACGAACCAGCGCCGCATCGTCGACGGCCTGTACATCGGTGACCGCAACTTCGGCGAACTCGATGGTGCCCGCGGCACGGGAGCGGTCCAGCAACGGTTCTGCCGAGACCGTTACCGCCTCGGCCGACAACCGGGCCAGGCCGCCCTCGACCGGCACGAGGAACACGTCGGCTTCCGGCGCACCCAGTACGTGCGCGACGGTTCCGCTCAGGCACCCGCGATCAGACTCGACGGCGCTCCAGTCGGGTATCCGATCTCCCCGGAGCGCGAGCGCATACCGTTGCTCGCCCTCGATCTGGGCGGCAAGCTCAGCGTCGGTGAGCAGTGGGGCCGCCACGGTGGCGGCCAGCCACGAGGCATCTGGCACCGCGGCGCGGCCGAACTCCCTTGCCGTCAGGGCTAACTCGAGCACTCCCCCACCTTGACCGCCGGCTTGTTCGGGATAACCGACGGCCCACCAACCCTCGTTGATCAGGGCAGCGGTGAATGTCGAGGTGTCGCCGTCGGACTGCAACCGACGCACGGTCTCGGTGGTGAACTTCGCGGCGATCCACTCGCGCAGCGAGGTCGCGAAGAGTTCCTGCTCCTCGGACAGCTCCAATTGCATTCTTGCTCCTCGTCAGTTGGTGCTCCCGGCGCCGCATGCGGAGCTGCCGTGCACGACTTGCCGAATGGCATCAACGGCTTCCGGGTTCTCGGCGCTGGACAGATCCCCGGGATCCGCCCCGATGGCGGCCGCACGGATCGCGCGGCGCAGGATCTTGGCCGATCTGGTCTTGGGCAGCGCCGGGACGGCCAGCACCCGCGCCGGCGCGAACGGTTTGCCGATCCCGTCGGACACCAACCGGCGCAGCTCGTCGGCGACCGCCCCGGTGTCGACTTCGCTGCGCGGTACCCAGAACGCCCAGATCACCTCGCCCTTCTGTGGATTGGGCACGCCGACGGCCGCCGCCTCGGCGACCGCGGGGTGGGTGGCGAGGATGGACTCAACCTCGGCCGGTGCGATGCGCTTGCCGGCAACGTTCATCACGTCATCGGAGCGCCCGAGGATATACCACCGGCCGGATGCGTCGACCAGCGCGAAATCGCCGTGCCACCACATCCCCGGATACCGCGACCAGTACGACCGCAGGTAGCGCTCCCGGTCCCGCCACACCCCTCGGGTCATGGCGGGCCAGGGTTGGCGGCAGACAAGTTCCCCGACCCGGCCGCGCACCGGCGCGCCGTCGTCGTCGACGACGTCGACGTCCATCCCCAGCGACGGGCCGCCCAGCGAGCAGCTGGGAATGGGCTCGACCGGGTAGGGCGCAAGGAAGGAGCCGCCGACCTCGGTACCGCCGGAGAAGTTGATCACCGGCACCCGGCCGCCGAACACGTCGGCGGCCAGCCACTCGTAGGAGTCGGCGTCCCACGGCTCCCCGGTGGATCCCAACACCCGTACCGAGCTCAGGTCGTAGCGGCGGAATTCCTCCGCCGGAGTGGCCTTCAGCGCCCGGATCAGGGTGGGCGACACGCCGAACATGGTGATCCGGTGCCGTTCGACCAGGCTCCACAACCGGCAACGGTCCGGAACGTCGGGTGAGCCCTCGTACAGCAACAGGGTGGCGCCGTTGGCGTGGGTACCGATGGTCGACAGGGGCCCCATGACCCAGCCCATGTCGGTGATCCAGCAGAACACCTCGCCGGGGTGGATGTCGAACGAGTAGGCGACCTCGCTGGTCACCTTCACGGTGAATCCCGCCTGGGTGTGCACCGCGCCCTTGGGTTTTCCGGTGGTTCCCGAGGTGTAACCGAGCATCAGCGGATGCTCGGCCGGCAGCGGTTCGAATCGGTGCGGTGCCCGGCCCGGATCGACCAGGGCGGACCAGTCTGCCACCGTGACGTCGGCCCGGCCGACCTGCACCCGGGCGCCGATGTTGTCCACGGCGACGACAGTCCGGACGCTGGGCGATCGCGGCAGCGCCCGGGCCAACTCGTCGGCCATACTCACCGACCGTCCACGCCGGACGGTGCCGTCGGCGACGACGACCGCCTTGACCTCGGCGTCGGCGAGCCGGGCCGCGATGGCCGGGGCCCCGAACCCGGAGAACAGCGGCACCACGATCGCGCCGATGCCGGCCGCCGCATACAGCGCCACGACCGCTTCGGGTGTCATCGGCAGGTAGATGCCGACCGCGTCGCCCTTGCCGATCCCGAGCTCGGTCAGGCCCGCCGCGGCCCGGCCGACCTGGTCGGCCAGCTCACCGTAGGTCAGCGTGGTCACCGAGCCGTTCTCGGCCTCGTGGACCACCGCCGGACGGTCCCGGTCGGTTGCCAGCCACCTTCCGATGCAGGCGTCGACCACGTTGAAGGTGCCGCCGACGAACCACTCCGGGAATTCGATGCCCCGGGAGAGGTCGACCACCGACCGGTACGGGGTGGCGAACGGGATGCCCAGGTCTTCGACGACCGCATTCCAGTACCAGCAGATGTCGGCGGTGGACCGGCGGCGCAACTCGTCGATGGTGTCGATACCGTGCCGACGGGCCAGCCGCAGCACATTGGCCCGCTCCAGATATTCGGCCGTGGGATGCCAGACGTAGTCGGTCATTTCGTTCTCCTCAGCCCCTGGGCATCCCGAGCACCCGCTCGGCGGCGATGTTGCGCTGGATGAAGGTCGATCCGCCCGCGATCGCAGTGCCGCGGGCCTGGTAGGCCAACCGCAGCCAGCGCTGCTGTTCGGGGTCCGTGTCGTCCCGTCCCGCTTCGTCGAGCCCGAACTGGCCACCGAAATCCGTCAGTTCCAGCCCGAAGTCGGCGATGTCCTCGACCAGCGGACAGAAGTACAGCTTGCCGATTGAGGTCACCGGCCCGGGTGGTTCGCCGGATGCCGCGCCGGTGATCACCCGCTGCCCGATCAGGTAATGGGTCAGTGCGCGGCCGTACAGGTCGGCGATCCGCTGGCGTACCAGGGGATCGGCCGCCAGCGGCCGGCCGTCGTCGGTGGTCCCGCGCTTGATCTGATCGACCAGATCGGCTACCGCGCGGGTGGTGTTGACCCGGCCGGTGGCGATGCCGACCCGCTCGAACGACAGCGTCGCCATCGCGACCTTCCACCCGCCGTCCACCGCACCGACGACGTTGCCGTCCGGCACGAAAACGTCGTCGAGGAACACCTCGTTGAACTCGGCCTCACCCAGCATGTGCGCCAGCGGCCGGACCGTGATCCCGGGTGAGGCCATCGACACCAGGAAGTAGGTGATGCCCTTGTGCCGTTCACCGCCGCCGGTGCGCGCCAACAGGATCGCGTTGTCGGCGATCTGGGCGCGCGAGGTCCAGATCTTCTGGCCGTTGATCTTCCATCCGCCGTCGACCTTGGTGGCCGTGGTGCGCAGCGAGGCCAGATCCGATCCGGACTCCGGCTCGGAGAACAACTGACACCAGATCTCGTCGCCCTTCAGAATCGGCTCGAGGTAGCGCCGCTTCTGCTCGTCGGTGCCGAACGCGACGATGGTCGGCCCGGCGAAGTCCTCGCCGATGATGTTGAGCCGGTCCGGGGCACCCGCGCGGTCGAGCTCCTCGTTGAAGATCGCCTTGATCTTCGCATCCGCTCCGGCCCCACCGTATTCGGCCGGCCAGGACAGCCCGGCGAAGCCGGCGTCGAACAGCTTGCGCTGCCACACCGACCAGAACCGGCGCCGCTCATGCATGTCGGCCGGCTCCGGCCACGGCAGCGTCGGCAGCGTGTCGGCCAGCCACGCCCGCAACCGGGCGCGGAACCGCGCCTCGGCCGGCGAATCGTTCAGATCCATCCGAACCCTCCCAACATCATCGGACTAACCGTACAATAGGTCTGACCAAAAATCCAGGAGGACCACATGGAACGTTCACCGACGCCCCCGGAGGCATCGGCCGTACTCGACGAAGTCTCGTTCCGCGTCGAGGCGGGCAAGGTCCGGGAGTTCGCCCGGGCCACCCGCGCCACCGATCCGGTGTACACCGACCAGACCGCCGCGCGGGCCGCAGGATTTGACAACATCCCCGCCACGCCGACCTATCTCGTTGTGGCAGGCCACTATCGCGATCAGCGTGGCTTCGTACAGGCGCTGGGTCTGGCCATCGAACGGGTCGTCGTCGGATCGGTGGAATGGGAGTACCTGCGCCCGCTCGTGGTCGGCGACCGACTCCGGGGGACCCGCCGCGTCGTGGCGGACGACACCAGAACGGGCCGCCGAGGTGGGGTGATGCGACTGGTGACGCTGGAGACCACCTGGGTCGACGGGTCCGGCGCGACCGTGGCGAGACAACGTGAAGTCCTGATCGAAAGGGGTGCTTGAGAATGCGGCAACCGAAGACGTTGCAAGCCGGAGAAACGCTGCCGCTCAGGACGATCGGCCCGATCACCCAGACCGACATCGTGCGGTTCGCCGGTGCCGGCGGTGACTTCAACCCGCTGCACCACGACCCGGAGTACGCGCGCGCGGCGGGCCTGGCGGGCGTCATCGCCATGGGCCAGATGCACGCCGGGATGCTCGCGGCCTGGCTGTGCGACCTGGTGCACGTCGAGCACCTGCTGTCGTACCAGGTCCGGTTCGCCTCCCCGCTCGCGCTCGGCGAGACCATCCAGTTCACCGGCCGGGTCGAGAACATCACGCCCGGTGAGAACGGCACGGCGACAGCGAGTCTGGCCTTGCAGGGCGCGGTCGGTGACCGTGTTGTCGTCACCGCCACCGCCCGGGTGCGCACGGCCGGGTGACCGGGTGCGGCGGCAACGTTCACTGCAGCAGCACGATCTTGCCGAACTCCCCACCCGATTCGAGGTGCCGGTGCGCCTCGGCCGCATCGGCCAACGGAAAGGTCCTGGCGATCACCGGGCGCGAGAGCCGGCCCTTGGCAACGAGATCGAGCAGGCCGCGAAAATCCGATGGGCTGCCCATCGTGGTGCCGAGCAGGCTGTACTGCCCGAAGTAGAAGGCGCGGATGTCCATGTCCGCGCGCTCGGCGACGTTCGCCCCCAGTACGACGAGCCGGCCGCCCGGGCGCAACGCTTGCACCGAGCGGCCCCACAGCCCCACCGCATCCAGGATCACGTCGAAACCGCGCCCGTCCGGCGAGATTTCCCTGGCGCGCTGCGGCCAGTCGGCGTCCGAGTGCAGGACCCCACCCTGTGCCCCGGCCGCGATCGCCCGGTCACGCTTGGCGTCGGTCGATGCGGTCACCCACACCCGCGCCCCGAGCGCGGCGCCCAGCGACAGGGCCATCGTGGCGATGCCCCCGCCGGCACCGATGATCAGCAGCGACTCGCCGGTCCGTAGCCCCGCCCGGGTGACCAGGGCCCGGTAGCAGGTGACCCCGACCAGCGGCAGCGCCGCCGCCTCGGCCCAGGACAAGCCGGCGGGTTTGGGCGCCACGCACTCCTCGGGGACGCTGACGTACTCGGCGTAGGTTCCCGCCACCCGGTCGCCCAGGATCTCGAATTCCGGTGCCGGGGCGGCGCTGTCGGCACCCCAGAACAGCGACGGCAGGATGACCACCTCTTCGCCGGTGTCCACCCGGACACCGGCACCGTCCGCACCGGGGATGTGCGGCAACGGTGATCCGTACCGGCCCTGCCGAACCAGGACGTCATGCCAGTTCAGGGCACTGGCTCGCAGCGCCACCGTGACCCAGCCGCGACGCTGCGGCGGCTCCGGGACCGCCCGCGACACCAGCACCTCCGGCCCGCCGAACGCCTCGAGGACAACGGCTTTCACCGATAGCTCCTCCCGGTGGCGGCCAGTTCCGCGCGCACCCGGTCGCGCAGGATGTGCTTCTGCACCTTGCCGGTGGCAGTCATCGGCAGCGCCTCGACGGCGATCACCCGCTCCGGGGTCTTCTGGATCGCCACCCCCTGTCCGACCAGGAATTCCCGCAGATCCTCCACCGTCGGTGCGCGACGGCCCTCCCGGGGCACCACGAAACAGCAGACCTTCTCCCCCAGCCGTTCGTCCGGCATCCCCACCACGGCGACCGCCGTCAGATCCGGGTGCGCGGCCAGCCGGTCCTCGATCTCGCGAGCACTGATGTTCATGCCGCCGCGAATCACGATGTCCTTGATCCGCCCGGTGACCCTGACGTATCCGTCCTGGTCCATCACCCCGAGATCACCGGATCGGGAGAAGCCGTCGGGGGTGTACAGCTTCGCGGTTTCGGCCGGGTTGTTCAGGTAGCCGAGCATGTGCGATGGGCCGCGATAGGCGATGTCGCCCTCGGTGCCCCGGGGCACCTCCAGCCCGTCGGGACCGACGATTTTCACCTCGGCACCCGGCAACGCCGCGCCGTCGCTGGTGACCGCCCGGCGCGGGTCGTCGGTGATCGTGCAGGTGGTGGTGCAGAGGTTCTCGCTGCGGCCGTACAGCGACAGGATCGTGGTGCCCGGCAACTTCTTCTTGGCGTTCTGCACAACCGCGGCCGGAATGGGCGACCCGGCGCAGGTCCATACCCGCAGCGAGGACAGATCGGCGTCCGGGATCTCCTCGGCCGCGGCGATCAGCGTCTGCAGGAACGTGGTCGCGGTGACTGCGGCCGTGCACCGGTACCGCTCGATCTCCTCGACCGCCCGTTTCGGATCCCAGGACGGCATGAGATGTGTCGCCGCGCCGACGAGCAAGGGAAGCAGCAGGCTGGTCACCAGACCGGTGGTATGGGTGATCGGCGACGGCCCGAACTGTACGTCGTTCTCGGTGTGGCCGAATGCCTCCGTCAGCGCCCGGGCCCCGGCGGCGTAGGTGTTGAAGGTGTGCATGCACCCCTTCGGCGCCGAGGTGGTGCCCGAGGTGTAGACGATCACGAACAACTCGTCGGGGTCGGCCCGGAAGTCGATCTCGGCGTCGACCTGCGCGGGTTGTGCATCCGGGAGCAACGCGTCGAGCACGAGGATGTCCCGGTCGGCGAGGCCGGCATGTTCGTGCTCCGCTGCCCGGACCGCCACGATGTCGGTCAGCGTCGGCGAATCACGCCGGATGTCCTCGTACATCGGGAGGTAGTCGAATTTGCCGAATCCGACCGGAGCGAAGGCCATCCGGATCCCGGCGTCGACCACCACGTGGCCGACCTCCTCGCGCCGGTAAATGGGCATGATCGGCACCATCACCGCGCCGATCCGCGCCAGCGCCGCGGTGACCACGACGAACTCCGCCCAGTTCGGCAACTGCACGGCCACCCGGTCACCGGCGCGCAGCCCACGTCGGTGCAGGCCGAGCGCGAGCCGCTGCGACGCCGCGAACACCTCGGCGAAGGTCATCGACCGCACGCCGTCGGTGACGAAGACCTTCTTGCCGTGCGTCTCGGCGCGCAGCCGCAGCAGGTCGGTGAGGTTCACCTCCTTCCACTGCCCGGTGGCGTAGAAGTCGTCGATCTGGTCCGGGCTGTACGGCCCGATCGGTTGCCTGCTCGTCACGTCCTCGCTCCTTCGTGATGAATGTCGCCGCCCGATGGGAGGCTCTCGCCCCGGGTTTTCGAACGCCTTTCCTGCAACGGTCTGCCCGTCATTGCCCCGGCTCCGACGGGAGCAGCAGCGACTGCAGCGATCTGCGGCCCGACCCGGTATCCGGGCCACCCGGCTGCACCCCCTCCTCCGCGCCGGCCAGCAGTTCGGCCGGCACTAGCGGCTGAGGCGGTCGCGCGACCGGGTGCGCCCGCACCGCGCCCGGCGGAAGCTGGGGGATGTCCTGCCCGGACAGGGTGGCGTTCGGATCGCCCTTCCAGTTGTTGCCGTCGTTGAGCGGTACGTACTGCTCGTCGCTCTCGCAAAGTTGCACCGTCGGGGCCCGCTTTCCCGGCCGGGTGATGCACGGGAAGTTCTTGGCCCCGCGTACGTTCCACATCGAATCCTGCGGGGTGCGGCAGTACAGCATCCCCGGCTCCCGTTCGGGGGCGTCCTCGTGCACAGGCGAGCGGCGCTGCTGGGCCGGCAGGAAACCGGTCGTGCACGGCGGCGGCAGATTCAGGTTGAGGTTGAAGCTCAGGTACTGCCCGCGGTAGTCCTGTTTGGTGCCCCGGTTGGCGACGTGGGTGGCCTGCGCCTCGGCGATCGCCTGCGGGAACAGCACCAGCAGCTGTTCGACGCTGGGATGGTAGGTGTGTGCCA
The window above is part of the Mycolicibacterium hassiacum DSM 44199 genome. Proteins encoded here:
- a CDS encoding MaoC family dehydratase translates to MRQPKTLQAGETLPLRTIGPITQTDIVRFAGAGGDFNPLHHDPEYARAAGLAGVIAMGQMHAGMLAAWLCDLVHVEHLLSYQVRFASPLALGETIQFTGRVENITPGENGTATASLALQGAVGDRVVVTATARVRTAG
- a CDS encoding FAS1-like dehydratase domain-containing protein; translation: MERSPTPPEASAVLDEVSFRVEAGKVREFARATRATDPVYTDQTAARAAGFDNIPATPTYLVVAGHYRDQRGFVQALGLAIERVVVGSVEWEYLRPLVVGDRLRGTRRVVADDTRTGRRGGVMRLVTLETTWVDGSGATVARQREVLIERGA
- a CDS encoding acyl-CoA dehydrogenase family protein; protein product: MNFELTEDQLTIRDAVAELAARFDDRYWQEKDENHEFPTEFYNAFAEGGWLGITTPEEYGGHGYGITEASIVLEQVAASGAGMNGASAMHMSIFGMHPVIVHGSEELKRRTLPRIVTGDLHVCFGVTEPGAGLDTTKITTFAERKGDKYIVNGRKVWISKAVESEKILLLTRTTKFEDAARKTDGMTLFLTDLDRSRVEIRPIKKMGRNAVTSNELFIDGLEVPVEDRVGEEGQGFKYLLDGLNPERMLIAAEALGIGRAALRAAVQYGNDREVFGRPIGMNQGIQFPLADSLARLDAAELMLRKATWLYDNGKPCGREANTAKYLCADAGFEAADRALQTHGGMGYAEEYNVARYFREARLTRIAPISQEMVLNFLGSHVLGLPRSY
- a CDS encoding AMP-binding protein, which produces MTDYVWHPTAEYLERANVLRLARRHGIDTIDELRRRSTADICWYWNAVVEDLGIPFATPYRSVVDLSRGIEFPEWFVGGTFNVVDACIGRWLATDRDRPAVVHEAENGSVTTLTYGELADQVGRAAAGLTELGIGKGDAVGIYLPMTPEAVVALYAAAGIGAIVVPLFSGFGAPAIAARLADAEVKAVVVADGTVRRGRSVSMADELARALPRSPSVRTVVAVDNIGARVQVGRADVTVADWSALVDPGRAPHRFEPLPAEHPLMLGYTSGTTGKPKGAVHTQAGFTVKVTSEVAYSFDIHPGEVFCWITDMGWVMGPLSTIGTHANGATLLLYEGSPDVPDRCRLWSLVERHRITMFGVSPTLIRALKATPAEEFRRYDLSSVRVLGSTGEPWDADSYEWLAADVFGGRVPVINFSGGTEVGGSFLAPYPVEPIPSCSLGGPSLGMDVDVVDDDGAPVRGRVGELVCRQPWPAMTRGVWRDRERYLRSYWSRYPGMWWHGDFALVDASGRWYILGRSDDVMNVAGKRIAPAEVESILATHPAVAEAAAVGVPNPQKGEVIWAFWVPRSEVDTGAVADELRRLVSDGIGKPFAPARVLAVPALPKTRSAKILRRAIRAAAIGADPGDLSSAENPEAVDAIRQVVHGSSACGAGSTN
- a CDS encoding quinone oxidoreductase family protein, translating into MKAVVLEAFGGPEVLVSRAVPEPPQRRGWVTVALRASALNWHDVLVRQGRYGSPLPHIPGADGAGVRVDTGEEVVILPSLFWGADSAAPAPEFEILGDRVAGTYAEYVSVPEECVAPKPAGLSWAEAAALPLVGVTCYRALVTRAGLRTGESLLIIGAGGGIATMALSLGAALGARVWVTASTDAKRDRAIAAGAQGGVLHSDADWPQRAREISPDGRGFDVILDAVGLWGRSVQALRPGGRLVVLGANVAERADMDIRAFYFGQYSLLGTTMGSPSDFRGLLDLVAKGRLSRPVIARTFPLADAAEAHRHLESGGEFGKIVLLQ
- a CDS encoding SDR family NAD(P)-dependent oxidoreductase codes for the protein MSQPHSALNVAEALRVFGLDGRTALVTGAGGGVGAAVAERFAAAGARVLVTDVDEAAAARVAGRITEAGGSAEPFALDVCDPDNTAAAVAAAVELGDGTLHILVNNAGVIAPAMFANMDEARFRRVLDVHVMGTYHCSHAALDVLPTDGTGRIINVTSAAGLTGTIGQANYGAAKAAIIGLTKSLARELARQSITVNAVAPLAATAMTENIRSNEKLAAKTLERIPLKRWATPAEIAPSFLFLASDAAAYITGQVLPVDGGTVI
- a CDS encoding thiolase family protein is translated as MAARVSGPFANTGREVVIAEAVRTPIGRSHPEKGWFRDWHPNAMLAACYRELIERADIDPGAVEDLIIGCTAPFGEQSRNIGRNAWLQAGFPPEVPATTLDRRCGSAQTAVNFAAALIASGAHDIVIAGGVEHMHHVPMNSPATISELYGDPWPPELRERYDFVTQGESAELIADRWGISRTEMDEFALRSHRLAAEAIAAGRFVDEMVPMQLDGQIRTGDQTVRPDTSLETLAKLKPVFRPDNGRITAGSSSPICDSAAAVLLCTREAAQRHGLRLRARIADQITVGVDPIIMLTGPIPATRKLLERNGLTVDDVDLFEVNEAFSSVVLAWERELQPDMDRVNVNGGAIALGHAVGATGARLVATLLHEMPRRDATLGLITMCCGGGLGTGTLIERIE
- a CDS encoding acyl-CoA dehydrogenase family protein, with the translated sequence MDLNDSPAEARFRARLRAWLADTLPTLPWPEPADMHERRRFWSVWQRKLFDAGFAGLSWPAEYGGAGADAKIKAIFNEELDRAGAPDRLNIIGEDFAGPTIVAFGTDEQKRRYLEPILKGDEIWCQLFSEPESGSDLASLRTTATKVDGGWKINGQKIWTSRAQIADNAILLARTGGGERHKGITYFLVSMASPGITVRPLAHMLGEAEFNEVFLDDVFVPDGNVVGAVDGGWKVAMATLSFERVGIATGRVNTTRAVADLVDQIKRGTTDDGRPLAADPLVRQRIADLYGRALTHYLIGQRVITGAASGEPPGPVTSIGKLYFCPLVEDIADFGLELTDFGGQFGLDEAGRDDTDPEQQRWLRLAYQARGTAIAGGSTFIQRNIAAERVLGMPRG
- a CDS encoding acyl-CoA dehydrogenase family protein, giving the protein MQLELSEEQELFATSLREWIAAKFTTETVRRLQSDGDTSTFTAALINEGWWAVGYPEQAGGQGGGVLELALTAREFGRAAVPDASWLAATVAAPLLTDAELAAQIEGEQRYALALRGDRIPDWSAVESDRGCLSGTVAHVLGAPEADVFLVPVEGGLARLSAEAVTVSAEPLLDRSRAAGTIEFAEVAVTDVQAVDDAALVRATALAAVLVAADALGAAERMLELSVEYSKQRKQFGRPIGSFQAVKHAAAQMLVSVEAAYSIALYAAAALDGGRPDATTTAAAAKAQVTGGAVGVADSALTVHGAIGYTWEHDLHLFYKRAKLDRTLFGTPRAWNERIATALLDETAIP